A window of Mustelus asterias chromosome 15, sMusAst1.hap1.1, whole genome shotgun sequence contains these coding sequences:
- the LOC144504525 gene encoding protein FAM161A-like, whose protein sequence is MQNPHRNSVLITSCIKTPVDPKTKIPTALYERKEAQPLRMRQKLPDAEESENDSDSDTSETEHPKQIHCTEDKESVIPSSLSGMSNEDYYKKIKELKDAHVQTMAMLAKLYENKLCVGDVTASEDPCESSVRCSSDKQNDAHLSYMTTEVDNATYSSVSEISSEDQEKSGENIMSCGRDRIQGMWDGFSVQEYISDEESQKPGSSSSPKMKSIKKEQKQWTPKITVPRPFLMTLREAEKKKHKIKSRSEIEIENHMLRKQLEEETECQKKFRANPVPAHTYIPLLEEIIERNEERRRFVKMRNKEILLAMQKPFGFLEREEKKKEIRKMQIKDLNVSVKKPSKFKAKPVPRYLYDQTISDRIKEEELYREIRMKVRAQEILHSASLPKSMLHNTFLEKKKATCCDPDKELKFKPQINTKVPDFKMLHRKSQGQLMRKKNLKLTTVCEPFQLLTPHICSKKEKILDDIMADENRLKETRWPYVSCRNRWKSHDSINLSPSESLDLEIVKVTESAKKRNEAVRKSLEEKKKKKEEEENWKREQKLKERKLKKYISTRAQANDPHQSLAEVSRSKVKQYRNHQRKRTREYLLELEKMQERVNRRPLLLEELTQRNARRAAERHYTAALKEQGLNEDFVSRKGRSVPGFIFHSSDEESEKNEDNNSITEESSQEEADGFESDDDQDGSEHIEESSDLEENELKESEDE, encoded by the exons AGTGAAAATGATTCTGATTCTGACACCAGTGAAACAGAGCATCCTAAACAAATTCATTGTACGGAGGATAAGGAATCAGTAATCCCCAGCAGTTTAAGTGGCATGTCCAATGAAGACTACTATAAGAAAATTAAGGAACTAAAAGATGCACATGTACAAACTATGGCAATGCTAGCAAAATTGTATGAAAATAAACTCTGTGTCGGAGACGTAACTGCTTCAGAGGATCCCTGTGAATCTTCAGTGCGTTGCAG TTCAGATAAGCAAAATGATGCCCATCTATCTTACATGACAACTGAGGTGGACAATGCTACATACTCAAGTGTTTCAGAAATATCCAGTGAAGATCAAGAAAAAAGTGGAGAAAATATCATGTCCTGTGGAAGGGATCGAATTCAGGGAATGTGGGATGGATTTTCTGTGCAGGAGTATATTTCAGATGAAGAATCCCAGAAGCCTGGAAGCTCAAGTTCACCAAAAATGAAATCAATAAAGAAGGAGCAAAAGCAGTGGACCCCAAAGATCACAGTACCACGCCCTTTCTTGATGACCCTTAGAGAAGCTGAGAAAAAGAAGCACAAGATCAAATCAAGGTCTGAAATTGAAATAGAGAATCATATGTTGAGAAAACAATTAGAGGAGGAAACAGAATGCCAGAAAAAATTCCGTGCTAACCCTGTACCAGCCCATACCTACATTCCacttttggaggaaataatagaacGGAATGAAGAAAGGAGGAGGTTTGTAAAGATGAGAAACAAAGAAATTTTACTAGCGATGCAAAAACCATTTGGCTTTCTTGAAAGAGAGGAGAAGAAGAAAGAAATCAGAAAAATGCAAATAAAGGACCTGAATGTTTCAGTAAAGAAGCCAAGTAAATTTAAAGCAAAACCAGTTCCCAGATATCTGTATGATCAAACAATTAGTGACAGGATTAAAGAGGAAGAACTCTACAGAGAAATTAGGATGAAAGTGAGAGCTCAAGAGATATTACATAGTGCATCCCTTCCAAAAAGTATGCTTCATAATACCTTCTTGGAAAAGAAGAAAGCAACATGTTGCGACCCAGATAAAGAACTTAAATTCAAACCCCAGATTAACACAAAAGTACCAGATTTTAAGATGTTGCACAGAAAGTCTCAAGGACAGCTGATGAGAAAGAAGAACTTGAAATTAACAACCGTGTGTGAACCCTTTCAACTGCTCACTCCTCATATTTGCTCAAAAAAAGAAAAGATTTTGGATGATATAATGGCAGATGAAAACCGGTTGAAAGAGACCCGTTGGCCTTATGTGTCTTGCAGAAACCGGTGGAAATCGCATGACAGCATAAATTTATCTCCATCAGAATCTTTGGACTTGGAAATTGTAAAGGTCACAGAGTCTGCAAAGAAAAGGAACGAAGCTGTTAG GAAGTCTCTGGAagagaaaaagaagaaaaaagaaGAAGAAGAAAACTGGAAACGAGAGCAGAAACTGAAGGAGAGAAAATTGAAAAAATACATATCTACCCGTGCCCAAGCCAATGATCCACACCAGAGCCTAGCTGAGGTGTCAAGATCAAAAGTCAAACAATACAG GAATCACCAAAGAAAAAGGACAAGAGAGTACCTTCTGGAGCTTGAGAAGATGCAGGAGAGAGTAAACAGGAGGCCTCTGCTCTTAGAAGAGCTCACACAG AGGAATGCCAGAAGAGCAGCAGAGAGACATTACACTGCAGCACTCAAAGAGCAAGGATTAAATGAAGATTTTGTTTCCAGAAAAGGTCGCTCTGTTCCAGGCTTCATTTTCCATTCCAGTGAtgaagaatctgagaagaatgaaGACAACAACAGTATAACTGAGGAAAG TTCTCAAGAAGAAGCTGATGGATTTGAATCTGATGATGACCAAGATGGTAGTGAGCACATTGAAGAATCaagtgatttggaagaaaatgagcTCAAAGAATCTGAAGACGAGTGA